A stretch of Cyanobacterium sp. HL-69 DNA encodes these proteins:
- a CDS encoding putative membrane protein, specific for cyanobacteria, with product MTSYTTSSARAEMNELRRLKTLLPPELQSWVMVESSTEVNPPLIRSEELGKDEVEIQIDLAKWENLAIDQRNLMFWHEVARIQNDTIPKEGWEMAALAIGLGGAVGELWVQDGLLLLLALSLCGISGYRLWQKNNGEKNLKDAMEADEKAIILATRFGYSLKNAYQSLGSALKTLIEQTPKRNQRKKYEERLQALRRSATKAKQREAQNTGNQPLQTPPSPRSRSSARMRNI from the coding sequence ATGACTTCTTATACAACATCCTCCGCCAGAGCAGAAATGAATGAATTAAGAAGATTAAAAACCCTGTTACCCCCAGAATTGCAAAGTTGGGTAATGGTAGAATCTTCCACTGAAGTTAATCCTCCCCTAATCCGCAGTGAAGAGTTAGGCAAAGATGAGGTAGAAATTCAAATCGACTTAGCAAAATGGGAAAACTTAGCTATTGACCAACGAAATCTGATGTTTTGGCATGAAGTTGCTAGAATTCAGAATGATACTATTCCCAAGGAAGGATGGGAAATGGCTGCCCTTGCCATTGGTTTAGGGGGTGCTGTGGGAGAGCTTTGGGTACAAGATGGTTTATTGTTATTGTTAGCTTTATCTTTGTGTGGTATTTCTGGTTATCGTCTTTGGCAAAAAAATAATGGTGAAAAGAATCTCAAGGATGCTATGGAAGCCGATGAGAAAGCAATTATTTTGGCTACCCGTTTCGGTTATTCTTTGAAAAATGCTTATCAGAGTTTAGGTAGCGCCCTTAAAACTTTAATTGAGCAAACTCCTAAACGCAATCAACGGAAGAAATATGAAGAGCGTTTACAGGCGTTGCGTCGTAGTGCCACAAAGGCTAAACAACGGGAAGCACAAAAT
- the rpaB gene encoding two component signal transduction system response regulator RpaB has product MDTQKERILVVDDEASIRRILETRLSMIGYDVVTAADGEDAIATFHETQPDLVVLDVMMPKLDGYGVCQELRKESDIPIIMLTALGDVADRITGLELGADDYVVKPFSPKELEARIRSVLRRVDKDGVAGIPSSGVISVNSIRIDTNKRQVYKGDQRIRLTGMEFSLLELLVSKSGEPFSRSEILQEVWGYTPERHVDTRVVDVHVSRLRAKLEEDPSNPELILTARGTGYLFQRILEPGEKRASSGS; this is encoded by the coding sequence TTGGATACACAAAAAGAAAGAATTTTAGTTGTTGATGATGAGGCTAGTATTAGACGGATTCTGGAGACTCGTTTATCAATGATTGGTTATGATGTGGTAACGGCTGCGGATGGAGAAGATGCGATCGCCACTTTCCACGAAACCCAACCAGACTTGGTGGTATTAGACGTGATGATGCCCAAGTTAGATGGTTATGGGGTATGTCAAGAACTACGCAAAGAATCGGACATTCCCATTATCATGTTAACAGCTTTAGGAGATGTGGCTGACCGTATCACAGGACTAGAATTGGGTGCGGATGATTATGTGGTAAAACCTTTCTCTCCCAAGGAATTAGAAGCAAGAATTCGCTCTGTATTGAGACGGGTAGATAAGGATGGAGTAGCTGGTATCCCTAGCTCTGGGGTTATTTCGGTCAATTCTATTCGCATTGATACAAATAAAAGACAGGTTTATAAAGGAGATCAAAGAATTCGCCTCACGGGAATGGAATTTAGTCTATTAGAGTTGCTAGTGAGTAAGTCTGGAGAGCCTTTTTCTCGTTCCGAAATTCTCCAAGAGGTATGGGGTTATACTCCTGAGCGCCATGTAGATACTAGGGTGGTAGATGTCCATGTTTCTCGTTTACGGGCTAAACTAGAGGAGGATCCTAGTAATCCTGAATTGATTTTAACTGCTAGAGGTACAGGATATTTATTTCAACGTATTTTAGAACCGGGAGAAAAAAGAGCTTCTAGTGGTAGTTGA
- a CDS encoding hypothetical protein (expressed protein), with translation MPEKIKSSENSLLKNLPLIAGILGGTLLMINRLVTPTLLDSQARSDALGIILCAMLLLTSILARQIQPEPPQSVVLQGEEGFELIDDLPDKIKTELAWASHLILTNTVSKSVLIYYQEKILLRRGILGTEKEIKVGQIVDRVIKTQKPVYLVDLKHYPGKVEFDYFPENIQGLICLPLNDGGVMMVATNIPRSYTKQNENWINGIGAKIALTLKEEYA, from the coding sequence ATGCCAGAAAAAATCAAATCTTCTGAAAATAGTCTTTTAAAAAATTTACCCTTAATTGCTGGTATATTGGGGGGAACTTTGTTAATGATAAATCGCTTAGTTACTCCCACTTTATTAGATTCTCAGGCTCGTTCTGATGCTTTGGGTATTATTCTATGTGCTATGTTATTATTAACCAGTATTTTAGCTAGGCAAATTCAACCAGAACCTCCTCAAAGTGTAGTATTACAAGGAGAAGAAGGCTTTGAGTTAATAGATGATCTACCTGATAAAATAAAGACAGAATTGGCTTGGGCTAGTCACTTAATTCTTACTAACACGGTTAGTAAATCAGTGCTTATTTATTATCAAGAAAAAATTCTTTTAAGAAGAGGTATTCTAGGTACAGAAAAGGAAATAAAAGTTGGGCAAATTGTAGATAGGGTTATCAAAACACAAAAGCCTGTTTATCTGGTGGATTTAAAACACTATCCTGGTAAGGTTGAGTTTGATTATTTTCCCGAAAATATACAGGGTTTGATTTGTTTACCGTTGAATGATGGGGGAGTCATGATGGTAGCCACAAATATTCCCCGTAGTTATACAAAACAAAATGAAAATTGGATCAATGGTATTGGGGCCAAAATTGCCCTTACGTTAAAGGAAGAATATGCCTAA
- a CDS encoding Zn-dependent protease with chaperone function, which yields MNQLTIVNSFAQEEFTKRYSQGKSAFESGQYRQSVGYLEDACKLVSLNSGLGGEVQMWLVNAYQAMGEGESAIALCQSLCAHPYTDTKTQAQRLLYILKAPELQRPKEWMTEIPDLNAKSSLPVNRRASSPRKIEPKRQIELVDLSTVNTKDNQFLLLSLIISLGAIASLFIL from the coding sequence TTGAATCAATTAACCATTGTGAACTCTTTTGCACAGGAAGAATTTACCAAAAGATATAGTCAGGGCAAATCGGCTTTTGAGTCTGGGCAGTATCGCCAGAGTGTTGGATATTTGGAGGATGCTTGTAAGTTGGTATCCCTTAATAGTGGTTTGGGAGGAGAAGTGCAGATGTGGTTAGTAAATGCCTATCAGGCCATGGGGGAGGGTGAAAGTGCGATCGCCCTTTGCCAAAGTTTATGCGCCCATCCCTATACAGACACCAAAACTCAGGCTCAACGTTTGCTATACATTCTCAAAGCCCCTGAATTGCAACGCCCCAAGGAATGGATGACGGAAATTCCAGATCTCAATGCTAAATCTAGTTTACCTGTCAATCGTCGTGCTAGTAGCCCTCGCAAAATTGAGCCAAAAAGACAAATAGAGTTGGTAGATTTGAGTACAGTTAACACCAAGGATAATCAGTTTCTTTTACTTAGTTTAATTATATCCCTAGGGGCGATCGCCTCTTTATTTATACTTTGA